In Agrobacterium sp. RAC06, a single window of DNA contains:
- the mnmA gene encoding tRNA 2-thiouridine(34) synthase MnmA produces MNTLDFDKRPEDTRVVVAMSGGVDSSVVAGILKREGYDVLGITLQLYDHGAAVHRAGSCCAGQDIDDARRVCETLGIPHYVLDYEQRFRDTVINPFMESYVAGETPIPCVACNQTVKFADLLTTARELGADALATGHYIRSKSVPLANDPGHRALFRPIDSERDQSYFLFATTQEQIDYLRFPLGAMSKAEVRVLAEEMGLVVAQKADSQDICFVPQGKYADVINKLKPNAALAGDIVHLDGRVLGNHEGILHYTIGQRKGLGVATGEPLYVIYLDARSRRVIVGPKEALETHRVYLRDINWLGDRTLAEDAADGMPCFAKVRSTRPPTPAVLHADERGVYVDLEIGEAGVAPGQACVLYSATGADARVYGGGFIERSERSGTAESALKALLASPVAA; encoded by the coding sequence GTGAACACGCTGGATTTTGACAAGAGACCGGAAGATACGCGCGTCGTCGTCGCCATGTCGGGCGGCGTGGACTCATCCGTCGTCGCCGGCATCCTGAAGCGCGAGGGCTATGACGTCCTCGGCATCACGCTGCAGCTTTACGACCATGGCGCCGCCGTCCACCGCGCCGGCTCCTGCTGCGCCGGCCAGGACATCGACGATGCCCGCCGCGTCTGCGAAACGCTCGGCATTCCCCATTACGTGCTCGATTACGAACAGCGTTTTCGCGACACCGTGATCAACCCGTTCATGGAAAGCTATGTCGCCGGCGAAACGCCGATCCCCTGCGTGGCCTGCAACCAGACGGTCAAGTTCGCCGACCTGCTGACGACCGCACGGGAACTCGGCGCCGACGCGCTGGCGACCGGCCATTACATCCGCTCGAAGTCGGTGCCGCTCGCCAATGATCCCGGCCACCGCGCCCTCTTCCGGCCGATCGATAGCGAGCGCGACCAGAGCTATTTCCTCTTTGCCACCACGCAGGAGCAGATCGACTATCTGCGCTTCCCGCTTGGTGCCATGTCGAAGGCGGAAGTCCGCGTGCTCGCCGAAGAGATGGGCCTCGTCGTCGCCCAGAAGGCCGACAGCCAGGACATCTGTTTCGTGCCCCAGGGCAAATATGCCGACGTCATCAACAAGCTGAAGCCGAATGCGGCTCTGGCCGGCGACATCGTGCATCTCGATGGCCGGGTGCTCGGCAATCACGAAGGCATCCTGCATTACACGATCGGCCAGCGGAAGGGCTTGGGCGTCGCCACCGGCGAGCCGCTCTACGTCATCTATCTCGATGCCCGCTCGCGCCGCGTCATCGTCGGCCCGAAGGAAGCGCTGGAAACCCACCGCGTCTATCTGCGCGACATCAACTGGCTCGGCGACCGCACGCTCGCCGAAGATGCCGCAGACGGCATGCCCTGCTTCGCCAAGGTCCGCTCCACCCGCCCGCCGACGCCGGCGGTACTGCATGCCGACGAGCGCGGCGTCTATGTCGATCTCGAAATCGGCGAAGCCGGTGTGGCCCCCGGCCAGGCCTGCGTGCTCTATTCGGCAACCGGTGCCGACGCCCGCGTCTATGGCGGCGGCTTCATCGAGCGGTCGGAACGCTCGGGCACAGCCGAAAGCGCGCTGAAGGCGCTTCTCGCCAGCCCCGTGGCGGCCTGA
- the dgcA gene encoding N-acetyl-D-Glu racemase DgcA, translating to MPVQMTVTPESFPISGSFTISRGSKTEAKVVTVRLTDGAHVGQGECVPYARYGETVESVVELLTALVPEVRQGLDRAGLQSRLKPGAARNALDCAFWDLEAKRAGLSVWQLLKLQEPKPLSVTYTLSLGSPESMQAAAEKEAARPLLKVKLGGADDIERIRAVRAGAPTSAIIVDANEGWSLDQYKALAPVFLDLGVKLVEQPFPAGGDDALLGLDRVLPVCADESCHDTASLASLKGKYDAVNIKLDKTGGLTEALLMRDAAVEAGFEIMVGCMVGTSLAMAPAFLIGQGAAFVDLDGPLLLARDREPSIAYDGAVMPLPPRELWG from the coding sequence ATGCCCGTCCAGATGACCGTCACGCCCGAGAGCTTCCCGATATCCGGCAGCTTCACGATTTCGCGCGGGTCGAAGACCGAGGCGAAGGTGGTCACGGTGCGGCTGACGGATGGCGCGCATGTTGGACAGGGCGAATGCGTGCCCTATGCGCGTTATGGCGAGACGGTGGAGAGCGTTGTCGAGTTGCTCACGGCGCTGGTGCCGGAGGTACGCCAAGGGCTCGACCGGGCCGGGCTGCAAAGCCGGCTGAAGCCGGGGGCGGCGCGCAATGCGCTGGACTGCGCGTTTTGGGATCTGGAGGCCAAGCGGGCGGGGCTCTCGGTCTGGCAACTTCTCAAGTTACAAGAGCCAAAGCCGCTATCGGTCACCTACACGCTGTCGCTCGGTAGCCCAGAGAGCATGCAGGCGGCGGCGGAGAAGGAGGCGGCGCGACCGCTGCTGAAGGTCAAGCTCGGCGGCGCTGATGATATCGAGCGCATCCGGGCCGTCAGGGCGGGCGCGCCGACGTCTGCGATCATCGTCGATGCCAATGAGGGCTGGAGCCTCGACCAGTACAAGGCGCTGGCGCCTGTGTTTCTCGATCTTGGGGTGAAGCTCGTCGAGCAGCCGTTTCCGGCTGGAGGCGATGATGCGCTTCTCGGGCTCGACCGCGTGCTGCCGGTCTGTGCCGACGAGAGCTGCCACGACACGGCATCGCTCGCCTCGCTGAAGGGCAAGTATGATGCGGTCAACATCAAGCTCGACAAGACCGGCGGGCTGACGGAAGCGCTTCTGATGCGCGATGCGGCGGTGGAAGCCGGTTTCGAGATCATGGTCGGCTGTATGGTCGGCACATCGCTTGCCATGGCGCCTGCCTTTCTGATCGGCCAGGGGGCTGCCTTTGTCGATCTCGACGGGCCGCTGCTTCTGGCGCGCGATCGCGAGCCTTCGATCGCCTATGACGGCGCGGTGATGCCGCTGCCGCCGCGTGAATTGTGGGGCTAA
- a CDS encoding spermidine synthase has translation MLPWIQLDTAKIPGGGELRLKSRGTEFSIMLGTNELMNSRLSGSEEALATLAFERIATHKRPHILIGGLGMGFTLRAALGVLPQDAKVTVAELVPAVVDWARGPMAEIYAGSLDDPRVAIHVGDVGALIAKSKGQFDAILLDVDNGPDGLTREANDGLYSHDGLRKSKSALTRGGVLGVWSQGPDQHFTRRLKDCGYGVEEIPVRAGRTGRGKKHVIWMAKNGPLAPKS, from the coding sequence ATGCTCCCCTGGATTCAGCTCGACACGGCCAAGATACCCGGCGGCGGCGAATTGCGCTTGAAGAGCCGCGGCACGGAATTCTCCATCATGCTCGGCACCAACGAGCTGATGAACAGCCGCCTTAGCGGCTCCGAGGAAGCGCTCGCCACCCTCGCCTTCGAGCGGATCGCGACCCACAAGCGCCCACATATCCTGATCGGCGGCCTCGGCATGGGCTTCACGCTTCGCGCCGCGCTTGGCGTGCTTCCTCAGGATGCAAAGGTCACCGTCGCCGAACTCGTGCCCGCCGTCGTCGACTGGGCGCGCGGCCCGATGGCCGAGATCTATGCCGGCAGCCTCGACGACCCGCGCGTGGCAATTCACGTCGGTGACGTCGGCGCCCTGATTGCCAAATCCAAGGGTCAGTTCGATGCGATCCTGCTCGACGTCGACAATGGCCCAGATGGCCTCACACGCGAGGCGAACGACGGCCTCTATTCCCATGATGGCTTACGCAAATCCAAGTCGGCCCTCACCCGAGGCGGTGTGCTCGGCGTCTGGTCGCAGGGGCCAGATCAGCACTTCACGCGCCGCTTGAAGGATTGCGGCTATGGCGTGGAGGAGATTCCCGTCCGCGCGGGGAGAACCGGTCGCGGCAAGAAGCATGTGATTTGGATGGCGAAGAACGGGCCGTTGGCTCCGAAGAGCTGA
- a CDS encoding HpcH/HpaI aldolase family protein, which produces MPAPKNAFKAALYETNELLVGFWVALASPHVAEVCAGAGFDWILIDGEHGPNDIPLMAAQLAAVARHPAHPVVRLPVGESWLIKQALDIGAQTLMIPMVETRQEADRLAKALRYPPEGIRGMGASLGRASDFGRIADYAETANAEVCLIAQIESRLGVENADAIIATPGVDAILIGPADLAADMGHRGNPTHPEVMQAVETVIGKGVAAGKPVGIMSGDPAMLAMARKAGIRFFACSTDVSLLSAAATNLAASMRG; this is translated from the coding sequence ATGCCCGCCCCCAAGAATGCCTTCAAGGCCGCTCTCTACGAAACCAACGAACTGCTTGTCGGTTTCTGGGTGGCGCTGGCGAGCCCGCATGTCGCGGAAGTCTGCGCCGGGGCTGGCTTCGACTGGATTCTCATCGATGGCGAGCATGGACCGAACGATATTCCGCTGATGGCGGCCCAACTCGCAGCCGTCGCGCGGCATCCGGCGCATCCGGTCGTCAGGCTGCCGGTCGGCGAAAGCTGGCTGATCAAGCAGGCACTCGATATCGGCGCGCAGACGCTGATGATCCCGATGGTCGAGACGAGGCAAGAGGCAGACCGCTTGGCCAAGGCCCTGCGTTATCCGCCGGAGGGCATCCGCGGCATGGGCGCGAGCCTGGGCCGCGCCTCCGATTTCGGCCGTATTGCCGATTATGCGGAGACGGCGAATGCGGAGGTCTGCCTGATCGCGCAGATCGAAAGCCGTCTCGGTGTCGAGAATGCCGATGCCATCATTGCGACGCCGGGTGTGGATGCGATCCTCATCGGACCGGCCGACCTTGCGGCCGACATGGGCCATCGCGGCAATCCCACGCATCCAGAGGTCATGCAGGCCGTCGAAACCGTGATCGGCAAGGGTGTTGCTGCCGGCAAGCCGGTCGGCATCATGTCCGGCGATCCGGCTATGCTCGCGATGGCGCGCAAGGCCGGAATCCGGTTCTTTGCCTGCTCCACGGATGTCAGCCTGCTTTCCGCTGCCGCCACCAACCTCGCAGCGTCGATGCGCGGCTGA
- a CDS encoding Ldh family oxidoreductase, which produces MKLTLVEAEALVVDALCRSGVDEANARSVARALVAAEAAGQGGHGLRRVEAYSSQARAGKVDGLAKPQASRPRPGVLTIDAMNGYAYPALDLAVEMLPGIAREQGIAIATIHRSHHAGVMGLTVARFAERGLAALMFANAPASMAPWGGNKALYGTNPIAFAVPIENGDPIVVDLALSKVARGKIMAARQKGEAIPDDWAFDADGQPTTDANRAMDGFMAPLGGAKGAALAMMVEILSAGLIGANYAFEASSLFDDKGPPVALGQTIIAIDPTATGGPGVFSRLALLADEIGAQEGARIPGRRGQDLARAAEIDGIVIDDEVVAAIRAIA; this is translated from the coding sequence ATGAAGCTCACACTTGTAGAAGCCGAGGCGCTTGTGGTCGACGCCCTTTGCCGTTCTGGCGTGGATGAAGCCAATGCGCGATCCGTGGCCCGCGCGCTTGTGGCCGCCGAAGCTGCCGGACAAGGCGGTCACGGCTTGCGCCGGGTCGAGGCCTATAGTTCCCAGGCGCGGGCCGGCAAGGTGGATGGCTTAGCCAAGCCGCAGGCGTCGCGACCAAGGCCGGGCGTGCTGACCATCGATGCGATGAACGGCTACGCCTATCCGGCGCTCGATCTTGCCGTCGAGATGTTGCCCGGCATCGCGCGCGAGCAGGGTATTGCGATCGCCACCATTCACCGCTCGCACCATGCCGGGGTCATGGGGCTGACGGTCGCGCGTTTTGCAGAGCGCGGGCTGGCGGCGCTGATGTTTGCCAATGCCCCGGCCTCCATGGCGCCCTGGGGCGGCAACAAGGCGCTTTACGGCACCAACCCCATCGCCTTTGCCGTGCCGATCGAGAATGGAGATCCCATTGTCGTCGATCTGGCGCTGTCCAAGGTGGCGCGCGGCAAGATCATGGCGGCGCGGCAGAAGGGGGAGGCCATCCCCGACGATTGGGCCTTTGATGCCGATGGCCAGCCGACGACGGACGCCAACCGTGCGATGGACGGCTTCATGGCGCCACTCGGCGGAGCCAAGGGAGCAGCGCTTGCGATGATGGTCGAGATTCTCTCGGCGGGCCTGATTGGCGCGAACTATGCCTTCGAGGCCTCGTCCCTGTTCGACGACAAGGGGCCGCCCGTGGCGCTCGGCCAGACGATCATCGCCATCGATCCAACGGCGACAGGTGGGCCCGGCGTCTTCTCTCGCCTGGCGCTGCTGGCGGATGAAATCGGGGCGCAGGAAGGCGCGCGCATTCCAGGACGGCGAGGCCAGGATCTGGCTCGTGCCGCCGAGATCGACGGCATCGTGATCGACGACGAGGTCGTCGCGGCCATCCGGGCGATTGCCTGA
- a CDS encoding sigma-54-dependent transcriptional regulator — protein sequence MSSGIEIILVDDDQALRRATRQTLELAGYAVHDFGAAAQALAQVSQKSEAVVVTDIRMAGMDGLELFARIRSLDPDLPVLLITGHGDVDMAVRALHDGAYDFIAKPFPAERLVQSVARAAEKRRLVLENRRLREAATTMPDDLPLIGQTPAMEHLRQTLRQIADTDVDVLIAGETGSGKEVVATLLHRWSRRTKGNFVALNCGALPETVIESELFGHEAGAFTGAQKKRVGRIEHASGGTLFLDEIESMPLSTQVKMLRVLEMREVSPLGTNEVRPVDLRVVAAAKLDLGNPAERGEFREDLYYRLNVVTISIPPLRERRADIPLLFAHFATRAAERFRRDIPVMTTEVRRHLETHCWPGNVRELSHFAERVVLGITPPPKRAPGSATPGLTLPEQMERHEAELIREALIANKGDVRSTLETLGIPRKTFYDKLQRHGINRADYE from the coding sequence ATGAGCAGCGGCATCGAGATCATCCTCGTCGACGACGACCAGGCTTTGCGCCGCGCCACCCGCCAGACCCTGGAGCTTGCCGGTTATGCCGTGCACGACTTCGGTGCGGCAGCCCAGGCGCTCGCCCAAGTTTCGCAGAAAAGCGAGGCCGTCGTCGTCACCGATATCCGCATGGCCGGCATGGACGGGCTGGAACTCTTCGCCCGCATCCGCAGCCTCGACCCGGATCTGCCGGTCCTGCTGATCACAGGCCATGGCGATGTCGACATGGCCGTGCGCGCGCTGCATGACGGCGCCTATGACTTCATCGCCAAGCCCTTCCCCGCCGAGCGGCTCGTCCAGAGCGTCGCCCGCGCTGCCGAAAAACGCCGGCTGGTGCTCGAAAACCGCCGCCTGCGTGAGGCAGCCACGACCATGCCCGACGATCTGCCCCTCATCGGCCAGACACCGGCCATGGAGCATCTGCGCCAGACGCTCCGCCAGATCGCCGATACCGATGTCGACGTGCTGATCGCCGGCGAAACCGGCAGCGGCAAGGAAGTGGTGGCAACACTCTTGCATCGCTGGAGCCGCCGCACAAAAGGTAACTTCGTTGCGCTGAATTGCGGCGCGCTGCCCGAGACGGTGATCGAAAGCGAGCTCTTCGGCCACGAGGCCGGCGCCTTTACCGGCGCGCAGAAGAAGCGCGTCGGCCGCATCGAACATGCAAGCGGCGGCACGCTGTTTCTCGACGAGATCGAGAGCATGCCGCTGTCCACCCAGGTGAAAATGCTGCGGGTCCTGGAAATGCGCGAGGTAAGCCCGCTCGGCACCAACGAGGTGAGGCCCGTCGACCTGCGCGTCGTCGCCGCCGCCAAACTCGATCTCGGCAATCCGGCCGAGCGCGGCGAGTTCCGTGAAGACCTCTATTATCGCCTGAACGTCGTGACGATCTCCATCCCGCCACTGCGCGAACGCCGCGCCGATATCCCGCTGCTCTTTGCCCACTTCGCCACCCGCGCCGCCGAACGCTTCCGCCGCGACATACCCGTCATGACGACCGAGGTGCGCCGTCATCTGGAGACCCACTGCTGGCCGGGCAATGTCCGCGAACTCTCGCATTTTGCCGAGCGGGTCGTGCTCGGGATTACGCCGCCGCCGAAACGGGCGCCAGGGTCAGCCACACCGGGCCTCACCCTGCCCGAGCAAATGGAACGACACGAGGCCGAGCTGATCCGCGAGGCACTGATCGCAAACAAGGGCGACGTGCGTTCGACGCTCGAGACGCTCGGCATTCCCCGCAAGACCTTTTACGACAAGCTCCAGCGCCACGGCATCAACCGCGCCGATTACGAATAG
- a CDS encoding sensor histidine kinase codes for MAVLLSGLALFYAGEKGKILALDAVAEDAQTDAELKRALLIAVLDRSRTLPFVLGTDAELADTLQAPGPDSVNRLNEKLEALTSGTGASVIYVVNTEGLTIAASNFRQPDSFVGSNYAFREYFTGAMASGTAEQYALGNVSRRPGLYLSRRVDNDAGQPLGVVVVKVEFNALEQDWQRSGRPTYVTDTRGIVLITSRPDWRFFTITDIPQQDRLAIRDSLQFGEAPLLPVPIWSLFDLDGHTMVATDASGARPRQPHVAETLPVPGTPWTLHLLAPAAAAMDAGTLHGRTTAVALGLPLLAAAGYFLYRSGRAARRTAEAKAAQAELERQVTLRTVELTEARDRLEAEIAEHRATDTRLQGVQQDLVQANRLAILGQVAAGVAHEINQPVATIRAYADNAKTFLARGNGDQAQENLGLIAELTDRIGAITGELKGLARKGRQAGEPVEVKAAVDGALFLLKSRFAGSFDRLTISDIPVDLKVLGQRIRLEQVLINLLQNALEAIEGKADGDIRVGIARLSDDEVDLAISDTGPGLPPHVRDNLFIPFTTSKEAGLGLGLVIARDIVTEYGGRLSVETSAAGTTFTITLTRARA; via the coding sequence GTGGCAGTTCTGCTGTCAGGCCTCGCATTGTTCTACGCCGGCGAGAAGGGCAAGATCCTGGCGCTGGACGCCGTCGCAGAGGACGCGCAGACCGATGCCGAGCTGAAGCGCGCGTTGCTGATTGCCGTGCTCGACCGCTCACGCACCCTGCCCTTCGTGCTGGGGACGGACGCCGAACTGGCCGACACATTGCAGGCACCCGGCCCCGACAGCGTCAACCGCCTGAACGAAAAGCTGGAGGCCCTCACCTCGGGAACCGGCGCATCCGTGATCTATGTCGTCAACACCGAGGGATTGACGATCGCCGCCAGCAACTTCCGTCAGCCCGACAGCTTCGTCGGCAGCAACTATGCCTTCCGCGAATACTTCACCGGGGCGATGGCAAGCGGCACGGCCGAACAGTATGCGCTGGGCAATGTCAGCCGCAGGCCAGGGCTCTATCTCTCCCGCCGCGTCGATAACGATGCCGGCCAACCATTGGGCGTCGTGGTCGTCAAGGTCGAGTTCAACGCGCTGGAACAGGACTGGCAGCGGTCCGGACGCCCGACCTATGTCACCGACACAAGAGGCATCGTCCTGATCACCAGCCGTCCGGATTGGCGTTTTTTCACCATCACCGACATCCCCCAGCAAGATCGGCTGGCTATCCGCGACAGCCTGCAATTTGGCGAAGCCCCGCTTTTGCCAGTCCCGATCTGGTCGCTCTTCGACCTTGACGGACACACGATGGTGGCGACCGACGCCTCCGGTGCGCGTCCGCGCCAGCCGCATGTCGCCGAGACCCTGCCGGTGCCCGGAACGCCTTGGACCTTGCATCTGCTGGCACCCGCCGCAGCAGCGATGGATGCCGGCACCTTGCACGGGCGCACCACGGCAGTCGCGCTCGGCCTGCCCTTGCTCGCCGCGGCTGGCTATTTCCTGTATCGCAGCGGTCGCGCTGCCCGCCGCACAGCAGAGGCGAAGGCCGCGCAGGCGGAACTTGAACGCCAGGTAACCCTGCGCACGGTAGAACTCACCGAAGCCCGCGACCGCCTTGAGGCCGAGATCGCCGAACACAGGGCAACCGACACCCGCCTCCAGGGCGTGCAGCAGGATCTCGTCCAGGCCAACCGTCTGGCGATCCTCGGCCAGGTCGCAGCCGGCGTGGCGCATGAGATCAACCAGCCGGTCGCCACCATCCGCGCCTATGCAGACAATGCGAAAACCTTCCTCGCTCGCGGCAACGGCGATCAGGCACAGGAAAACCTTGGCCTGATCGCCGAGCTCACTGACCGCATCGGCGCAATCACCGGCGAGCTGAAGGGTCTTGCCCGCAAGGGCCGCCAGGCCGGCGAACCTGTCGAAGTCAAGGCTGCGGTCGACGGGGCCCTCTTCCTGTTGAAGAGCCGCTTCGCTGGCAGCTTCGATCGCCTCACCATCAGTGACATCCCTGTCGATCTCAAAGTGCTTGGCCAGCGCATCCGCCTAGAACAGGTGCTGATCAATCTCCTGCAGAATGCACTTGAAGCCATTGAAGGCAAAGCGGATGGCGATATCCGCGTCGGGATTGCGCGCCTCTCCGACGACGAGGTCGATCTTGCGATCAGCGATACTGGCCCCGGCCTGCCGCCTCACGTTAGGGACAACCTGTTCATACCTTTCACCACCTCCAAGGAGGCAGGGCTCGGCCTGGGCCTCGTGATCGCCCGTGACATCGTCACTGAATACGGCGGACGGCTTTCGGTCGAGACGAGCGCGGCGGGCACCACCTTCACCATCACTCTCACGAGGGCACGGGCATGA
- a CDS encoding dicarboxylate/amino acid:cation symporter: MHIDTAEHAPVGRQPFYKLLYVQVLAAIVAGILLGHFYPEIGAQLKPLGDAFIKLVKMIIAPVIFLTVATGIAGMSDMKKVGRVAGKAMLYFFTFSTLALVVGLVVANVVQPGAGMHIDPATLDAAAVATYTEKAHDSSITGFLMNIIPTTIVGAFADGDILQVLFFSILFGISLALVGERGKPVTDFLQAVIAPVFKLVAILMKAAPIGAFGAMAFTIGKYGIGSVTNLAMLIGTFYLTSFLFVAVILGAVCRYNGFSILALIRYIKEELLLVLGTSSSEAALPGLMNKMEKAGCKRSVVGLVIPTGYSFNLDGTNIYMTLAALFIAQATDIHLPLGDQILLLAVAMLSSKGAAGITGAGFITLAATLSVVPAVPVAGMALILGIDRFMSECRALTNFIGNAVATVVVARWEGELDQTLFHAALGGKVLEEDDIQPALQPAE; encoded by the coding sequence ATGCATATCGATACCGCAGAGCACGCGCCCGTGGGCCGGCAGCCCTTCTATAAGCTTCTCTATGTTCAGGTCCTCGCCGCGATCGTCGCTGGCATCCTGCTCGGCCATTTCTATCCCGAGATCGGCGCACAGTTGAAGCCGCTGGGTGACGCCTTCATCAAGCTGGTCAAGATGATCATTGCGCCGGTCATCTTCCTGACTGTCGCCACCGGCATTGCCGGCATGAGCGACATGAAGAAGGTCGGCCGGGTCGCCGGGAAGGCGATGCTCTACTTCTTCACCTTCTCGACGCTGGCGCTTGTCGTCGGCCTCGTCGTTGCCAATGTCGTGCAGCCGGGTGCGGGCATGCATATCGATCCGGCCACGCTCGATGCGGCGGCTGTGGCGACCTATACGGAGAAGGCGCATGACTCGTCGATCACAGGCTTCCTGATGAACATCATCCCGACGACGATCGTTGGGGCCTTTGCCGATGGCGACATCCTGCAGGTGTTGTTCTTCTCGATCCTGTTCGGCATTTCGCTGGCGCTTGTCGGCGAGCGCGGCAAGCCGGTCACCGACTTCCTGCAGGCGGTCATCGCGCCAGTCTTCAAGCTTGTCGCCATCCTGATGAAGGCCGCACCAATCGGTGCCTTCGGCGCCATGGCGTTCACCATCGGCAAATATGGCATCGGCTCGGTCACCAATCTCGCCATGCTGATCGGCACCTTCTACCTCACGTCCTTCCTGTTCGTGGCGGTGATCCTCGGGGCTGTCTGCCGTTACAACGGCTTCTCGATCCTGGCGCTCATCCGCTACATCAAGGAAGAGCTGCTGCTCGTTCTCGGGACGTCGTCCTCGGAAGCAGCCCTTCCGGGCCTGATGAACAAGATGGAAAAGGCTGGCTGCAAGCGCTCGGTCGTAGGCCTCGTCATCCCGACCGGCTACTCCTTCAACCTCGACGGCACGAATATCTATATGACGCTGGCGGCGCTCTTCATCGCTCAGGCGACGGATATCCACTTGCCGCTCGGTGACCAGATCCTGCTGCTGGCCGTTGCCATGCTGAGCTCGAAGGGGGCGGCCGGCATCACCGGTGCTGGCTTCATTACCCTCGCGGCCACTCTGTCCGTCGTTCCCGCCGTTCCGGTCGCGGGCATGGCGTTGATCCTCGGCATCGACCGCTTCATGTCGGAATGCCGGGCGCTCACCAACTTCATCGGCAATGCGGTGGCAACCGTCGTCGTCGCGCGCTGGGAAGGTGAACTCGACCAGACGCTCTTCCATGCAGCCCTCGGTGGCAAGGTTCTCGAAGAGGACGACATCCAGCCGGCACTGCAGCCGGCGGAATAA
- a CDS encoding ribbon-helix-helix domain-containing protein: MCEVFAGQDPGRYRAVNRSVRIGGHSTSIQLEAAFWVLIDEIAASQNFSTSRFLSTLHDEALEINGSVSNFASLLRTSCLIYLMSKAQNPAQPPEFHIIAAE; encoded by the coding sequence ATGTGTGAAGTCTTCGCAGGACAGGACCCGGGCCGCTATCGCGCGGTCAACCGCTCCGTCCGCATTGGTGGTCATTCCACCAGCATCCAGCTTGAAGCCGCCTTCTGGGTGCTGATCGACGAGATCGCCGCCAGCCAGAATTTCTCGACATCCCGCTTCCTGTCGACACTCCACGACGAAGCACTGGAGATCAACGGTTCGGTTTCGAACTTCGCATCCCTGCTTCGGACGAGCTGTCTGATCTACCTGATGAGCAAGGCGCAGAACCCGGCACAGCCGCCGGAATTCCACATCATCGCCGCCGAGTAG
- a CDS encoding VOC family protein translates to MAKMIHSMIRVLEEVRSVSFYVQAFGLEVAERLDFETFTLIYLSNPESEFELELTVNKGREEAYELGTGYGHLAVSVSDLDAEHKRLTDLGLNPGKIVEFNRDGALLARFFFITDPDGYKIEVLQRHGRYK, encoded by the coding sequence TTGGCGAAAATGATCCATTCGATGATCCGTGTCCTTGAAGAGGTCCGATCCGTTTCCTTCTACGTCCAGGCATTCGGTCTGGAAGTCGCAGAACGTCTCGATTTCGAGACCTTCACCCTGATCTATCTCAGCAATCCTGAGAGCGAGTTCGAGCTTGAACTCACGGTCAACAAGGGTCGCGAGGAGGCCTATGAGCTCGGGACCGGCTACGGCCATCTTGCCGTCAGCGTCTCGGACCTCGACGCCGAACACAAGCGGCTGACGGATCTTGGTCTGAACCCGGGCAAGATCGTCGAGTTCAACCGCGACGGGGCGCTGCTTGCCCGCTTCTTCTTCATCACCGATCCCGATGGCTACAAGATCGAGGTCCTGCAGCGGCACGGACGGTACAAATGA
- a CDS encoding Twin-arginine translocation pathway signal, with protein MVTILDKTGGMSRRQLLKTGAASAVLMITGTAVICPDQAWGLEATALKPDTLATLIKMARDIYPHDQLAERFYAAAVKGQDTMAAKDEKHKALIEDGIADLDSRAGAGGYRGLGWEDDRVAILRDIETTPFFQAVRGDLVVSLYNQKEIWPIFGYEGESYSKGGYIERGFDDITWL; from the coding sequence GTGGTTACGATACTCGACAAGACCGGGGGCATGTCCCGTCGCCAGCTTCTGAAGACCGGTGCGGCGAGTGCCGTGCTGATGATTACGGGCACTGCCGTCATCTGTCCCGACCAGGCCTGGGGCCTGGAGGCGACTGCCCTGAAGCCGGACACGCTCGCGACGCTCATCAAGATGGCGCGCGACATCTACCCGCATGACCAGCTCGCCGAGCGCTTCTATGCGGCAGCCGTCAAGGGTCAGGACACGATGGCTGCTAAGGACGAGAAGCACAAGGCGCTGATCGAAGACGGCATCGCCGATCTCGACAGCAGAGCCGGTGCTGGCGGCTATCGTGGGCTCGGCTGGGAAGACGATCGCGTGGCGATCCTGCGCGACATCGAGACGACGCCCTTCTTCCAGGCTGTACGCGGCGATCTCGTGGTCAGCCTCTATAACCAGAAGGAGATCTGGCCGATCTTCGGCTACGAGGGCGAGTCCTATTCCAAGGGCGGCTATATCGAGCGCGGGTTCGACGACATCACCTGGCTCTGA